A stretch of DNA from Rhodococcus sp. NBC_00297:
GAGCGGGTGTTCGGGGGTGTCCCACAGGCGCGCCGAGTCGACGCGGTAGTGCTCGCCCTGCCACGTGATCAATTCACCCGACTGAAGTTGCCGGATGATCTTGACCGCTTCCTCGAACATGTCCTGACGCTTGTCCACCGAGGGCCAACCCTCGCCGACGACGTGCTCGTTCAGGTTCTCGCCGCTTCCCAGGCCCAGCGTGAAACGGCCGTCGGCGAGGATCTGCAGCGTTGCCGCCTTCTGCGCGACGATCGCCGGGTGGTACCTGATGATGGGGCAGGTCACGTACGTGTAGAGGCCGACTCGGGACGTCGCCTGCGCCACCGCGCCGAGCATCGTCCAGGCGTAGGACGCGTGTCCCTGCGACGACAACCAGGGTGAGTAGTGATCGCTGGACACCTCGAAGTCGAACCCGACGTCCTCCGCCTTCACGGCGTAGTCGACGAGCTGCTTCGGTCCGCTCTGCTCGGTCATGAGGGTGTAGCCGAAACGTGTCATGGGCGTGGGTCCTCTCTAGATGGTCGCGACGGAACCGGAGTCGACGCGGTAGTTCGAGCCGTTGACGAAGCTGGCGCGCTCCGAG
This window harbors:
- a CDS encoding LLM class F420-dependent oxidoreductase, with the translated sequence MTRFGYTLMTEQSGPKQLVDYAVKAEDVGFDFEVSSDHYSPWLSSQGHASYAWTMLGAVAQATSRVGLYTYVTCPIIRYHPAIVAQKAATLQILADGRFTLGLGSGENLNEHVVGEGWPSVDKRQDMFEEAVKIIRQLQSGELITWQGEHYRVDSARLWDTPEHPLEIGIAVSGSKSIERFAPLGDHMISTEPKSELVEGWDKARHIGTGLNRESKKIGQIPICWGPDEKAATELAHDQFRWFAGGWAVNADLPTTAGFAGATQFVRPEDVAGTIPCGPDLDAIVEKVAPYWEAGFTDIALVQVGDETQERFLAEAAGPLLEKLRAASS